Within Spinacia oleracea cultivar Varoflay chromosome 4, BTI_SOV_V1, whole genome shotgun sequence, the genomic segment AATCCATCGCATTCTTCAGGCATTCTTCTGCCATTTCAAACTGCAATGTAGTGAACAACAAAGAGAATCCTATGTTAAAGATGGATTGAGCCACAACAATCTAAAACTAACTACGGAGAGGCCCAGATGTAGACACTAGACAGCTTCAAAAGATGTGAGAAGGTGGAATGTTCTCTTTGCTTCTCGTGAGATAATTTAATGATTCAGCAAAACCAAAACAAGAAATTACATAAATGATGAATAATGGGATACTATATAAGCAATCAATCACCTTTCCTGAAGACAAAGCCAATTCTCCCAACTGCTTCCACTTTGACTCACTCTGGACTTCTGTAGCTATTTCCTACAGAAATGGAACATCCACAATAAGCAATCTCAAATCAGTAGCTTCAACAAATCATACAACTAGTACCACTTACCTTTGCAATTTCTAGTCTGCTGAGTTGTATGGCAAGGTCAAACTTATAATCAGGGTCAGTCGCCACTTCAAGAGCCTCCGCGACCATACCACGTGATTCAAGGAATCGAGCCACACTGGAAATTTGATTTTTACCATTGACATCCAACATTAGTTTTATATAAAGATATAGTGTACGACAAACAAGAAATCAATATTACTCATGCCAATAACCTTTTTCAATCATAAAAAGTCATTCAATACCCAAAAACAAAGGAGTAAAAAGAAATAATTGAAAAGCAGAGTAACCTAAGTAGCCATGTGATTAGTGCTACTATCACTAcaacaatttgaaaccaaatgGGCGCATAAAATGTATAGCTTGTCAATTACACTAATCCTGAACATGTCAACTTTTCCAATTAGAAACACCATAAAGATTCATACTATTGCTCCCTTCCCAATCTCCCCCCACCCCCCGCCGCAGGTGTTTAGTTTGTTTCTTAATAATTGCAGTAATTTGACTTTCAGGGCATACAACACACAACTTTGACCGTTAATAGTATCTTCAACTATCTGTCAGTTAAAATTGTAAAAAGTAGATATTTTTAAAAGATAAATTCGGACTAATCTAACAACATTTTACATGATCACACTTTTTATATATTAGTTTTAACATGTGTTCAAAGTTAGCACATAATTAGAGTAAAACTCAAAGTGTCACAGTgttaagaaacggagggagtatgtataagaaataataaataaatcatcAATCTTACGCTCTAAATTTAAGAGACCAGTATTTATCGAATATCTAAACATCTATCACAGACTGAGAAAGATAAAAGGATCTCTAAATCATACTTTTCAGACAATCAAAGCTCAAACTGACCTATTATGGTGCTCTTTTGGAATTGTAGGTAACAGCTCATCGGCACGTTCAATATCTCCACGCATCACAAGAGTCTTGTATTCAATCAAGCTAAGGAGTAATGTGTATCCAATAACACTGCAGTACATAAAGAAGAACAAAGAAAAGAGAGCTTAGCGATTTAGATCATAGGAACTACCACATTTATATTGGAAGTTGCAAGATTGAAGCTCACTTGAATTCTTTGTCAATAAGATACACCCGACTCTGACTAGCAAGGTAGCCCAATAGGTACATTGGACGGTCCAAGTGAAACATTGTGGTTACCTGAAACCAATAACATCAAGGCAGCTCAGGGGAATCTAGTATACTTAATGCCAAGAAAGAACATTCACATAAAATTTAAGTTGCTATACCTCACCACCAACACAGTAATTAAGCCTCCAGGAGGAGttattataaatgaaacaatcTCCAACCCAAATTCCTGTTCTGACACGTTCATTTGTTTCATGGAGAAGTTCAAATGCTTCCTCCAAGCCTTGTTCATCAATTGGCTTCCCGCTATCCACGTAGGAGGCCACAGCATCGCGCTGAAATTATCAGAAACCACACCAGTTACCAGCCGGAAGCACCCCAAAACTCACAAGACTTTGAATAATAGTGGCAAGGGGGAAAAGGAGAGGCTGCTAAAGAGGGAGAGGGGGAGAAGTTCTTACATTGTACTTGAGGATGTAGAAAGATGTGTCACTAGCAATAGCCACCAAGTCACCACTATCAGCCCAGTAAAGATTCTGCAATAATTAATACAAGAATTAATATATCGATAGACACTTCAAATAAATACATGGAGAAGTACACTATGGAAATCGACAACCgcttcaaaaaaaattgatggtAAAGTGCAGTATGGATATTCTACTTACTTTAACATTGACATCAATCCTCCGGATAAATCTGCATTCAGCCCAGTCATAGAAACAAATGAAATCATTAGAGCACATGGCCAACAAAGTTCCACCATATATACGATCTGCAGAAAAAGTGGGACGGATACTCTTCTTTTCCTGTAAAGCAACCATAAACCAACTCAGCAAGGAAAACATCATTAATCTTCTTGCACCAGCAAACCCAGAGTCttaattagaaaataaaacaaaaattatcATAGAATTCATGTAAGCTCTCTTGGATTAGTTGGAAGACAtaacaataaaacaagaaccTATCAACCGTAATTTAAACTCCTGAACTCATTTTACCAATTAAAAAGAATGGACACCATACAGAAGAAGTTACACTTGGGCCAAAAGAATACACAAAATGCCCAACAGAAATGGAACATTGGCAAAGTTCAAAGAAACATAGAATAGGAACCTGGAAATTTTTGCTGAAAATCTTGATCTTGGAAGTGCTTTCTCTAACAGCATATTCTCCTTCAGATGACCAAACAAACTCCAAAGCTGAACCAAAAGACCTATTCCTCCAAGCGACAGCCGTGTAAATGATGTACTCTCCATCTCCACAAACCACCACAAACCTCCCATTGGGGTTGTgctttaaaaactgaaaattgcaATGCCAACAGGTAAGGAATCCATTTAACCAGGATGAAAAACCAATAGCTGTTAAAACAAGTAAAGGGTTGATATATGACTGATAAAGTAATAACAACTGAAGTATATCTGACTGCGAATAAAAATTAATCAAGACATTAAATGTATTCATTGAAAACCGCTAATATATTGAAGAGTTCACTTTCGGCATTCATTGAACACTGCTAAAATAAATGCTGTGACAAAAAGAAAGGCAGAAAACAAATTGTAATTCTGCATTTCTGCTCACTGAAAGACATGCTACTCATCGACATTTTAACATAATCATTTATCTTTAAATGTAAACTTTAGTTTAAGTCATGCTACTTGAAAGCATAAATGACTCACCTGCGGGTAAAGATCACAAGATCCCAACTCCTTTACCGCCAATGGCAACCTTTCACCATCAGTCACCTAACACAAAAAGACACATCAGAGTCGAAATCATCACAGTAGCTGAACAGATAATTTGCCTCTAGGTAACAATATAGTGCAAGAACATGCTATCAGGTTCAAACCTCATAACCAGCACCAACACGCCTGATATCCACAGTCTGAATCTCGTTATGCTTAGCCCATATAATCTTTCCACTATTATCCATGCTAGCAACAGGAATTTCACGACCCATTTTCACCATTATGGTTCCTTCATCATACCCGATCACAACACTGAATGATATTCAAAATGAACGGTGTCAGACCATAGGTTGCAACAATCGTGCTAAAATCAACTAATTAATAAAGTACAGTATAAAATTCAAATACCAAGGCTTCCTCACGACACTTTCTTCCAACAAGAGATAAATAAAGATGAATTTTCTTTAGAATAAATACGGAGAAACAAATAGGAGTTTCATTACTAGTGGAGCAAACAAATAAGCACTCAACCGATGTCCCTCTAAACCTAGAGTTAGGTTATTTTAAAACTAGTAGGTGACTCACAAATAGCACAATAGAGAAGAACTTACCGACGAGAGCTCTTCATGTATCCGATAGCCCAAACCCTTTCAAGACCATAGTTAAGGGTATTCTCAAGCCTGCAaatcaaattcaaggaattaggGACTGAAGTTCAAacgtcggaaaatattattttataaatcatagGATGAAACATAAGCTTTAATATATACACTATAAATAACATACTAATATACAAAAGAGTATATACTGCGTAAAGAAGAAGAAACAATCCAAAAGAATCCAGAAATCAAGCTACTGCCTGGGTTTCTCAAAAATGTAAATTGCCCGTCAGATCCTTGGGATACAATGTCCTTATTCTTCTACCAGTCCAACTAAAATAAAGGACCTAGGCAGAAAATCTCAACAACCAATTCCAAACAGAACCAAAAGCCAATTACTTTGTTCATCAACATGAAGGGGGAGAAAACCAATAGTTGGGACTCAAAATCAATAAACCAACTCCTCAGACCATGAAAGAAAAGACCGCAGCCCGCAGCTAGAAAGCAATGCCATCTTCAAAACCCCTCCATGAACAGAATTTTGAGTATAAAACAGAGAGTCAAGTAGCAACTCACCTGTACGTAGTTGAATGCCATATTCGAACTGTTCCATCCTCAGAACCGGTAATAATTATGGGAAGTTCTGGATGAAAACAGACAGCAGAAACGTTGTGTGTGTGCCCTTCCAAAGTCTGAACACAGCTTTTTGTCTGATAATCCCAGACCTGTATAAGAATGATATCCTCGTTAATATTGCAATTATCAAGTCTTAGcagttcaaaaaacaaaatcaagCCTCAGCAAAATGTCAAACCTTCGCAGTGTGATCATCAGAACCAGTAATCAGATATGGCTTGTCACCGCCGGTAAAGTAGTCAACACAATTTACCCCTTTTAGATGGGCATCCAAAGTAAAATTTGGATCAGGTGAGCCAAGATTCCAGATCTGAAAAATAATACACTAACATGATTCTGCTAAAAATTATATGGAAAGGAAAGTGCATAGAACGTAAACGTATACTCAAGCACATACCTTTATGGTACGATCAAGGGAAGCACTGGCAAAGGTGTTGGTATCTTTGGG encodes:
- the LOC110787770 gene encoding coatomer subunit beta'-2, yielding MPLRLNIKRKLAQRSERVKSVDLHPTEPWILASLYSGTVVIWNYQSQSMAKSFEVSELPVRSAKFISRKQWVVAGADDMYIRVYNYNTMDKVKVYEAHTDYIRCVAVHPTLPYVLSSSDDMLIKLWDWEKGWVCTQIFEGHSHYVMQVTINPKDTNTFASASLDRTIKIWNLGSPDPNFTLDAHLKGVNCVDYFTGGDKPYLITGSDDHTAKVWDYQTKSCVQTLEGHTHNVSAVCFHPELPIIITGSEDGTVRIWHSTTYRLENTLNYGLERVWAIGYMKSSRRVVIGYDEGTIMVKMGREIPVASMDNSGKIIWAKHNEIQTVDIRRVGAGYEVTDGERLPLAVKELGSCDLYPQFLKHNPNGRFVVVCGDGEYIIYTAVAWRNRSFGSALEFVWSSEGEYAVRESTSKIKIFSKNFQEKKSIRPTFSADRIYGGTLLAMCSNDFICFYDWAECRFIRRIDVNVKNLYWADSGDLVAIASDTSFYILKYNRDAVASYVDSGKPIDEQGLEEAFELLHETNERVRTGIWVGDCFIYNNSSWRLNYCVGGEVTTMFHLDRPMYLLGYLASQSRVYLIDKEFNVIGYTLLLSLIEYKTLVMRGDIERADELLPTIPKEHHNSVARFLESRGMVAEALEVATDPDYKFDLAIQLSRLEIAKEIATEVQSESKWKQLGELALSSGKFEMAEECLKNAMDFSGMLLLYSSIGDADGISKLASLAKEQGKNNVAFLCLFMLGKLEECLQLLIDSNRIPEAALMARSYLPSKVSEIVELWRKDLNKVNPKAAESLADPQEYPNLFEDWQIALAVESKVSEIRGNYPPAEQYLQYAEKSKIDLVEAFKSMQIEEDQPLENGDTVHEDEVYEDEVHEDENEADESQEEGVVVDADSNDGAVLVNGNETEEWVLTQHP